A region of Chelonoidis abingdonii isolate Lonesome George chromosome 8, CheloAbing_2.0, whole genome shotgun sequence DNA encodes the following proteins:
- the IRS1 gene encoding insulin receptor substrate 1, whose product MASPTDNNEGFFSDVRKVGYLRKPKSMHKRFFVLRAASESGPARLEYYENEKKWRHKSGAPKRSIPLESCFNINKRADSKNKHLVALYTKDEHFAIAADSEPEQESWYQALLQLHNRAKGHHHLHHRHHHHHSDVSFGGGTAGLGEAGDDSYGEVVPGPAFKEVWQVILKPKGLGQTKNLIGIYRLCLTNKTISFVKLNSDAAAVVLQLLNIRRCGHSENFFFIEVGRSAVTGPGEFWMQVDDSVVAQNMHETILEAMRAMSEEFRPRSKSQSSSNCSNPISVPLRSRHHVNNPPPSQVGLSRRSRTESVTATSPAGGGGGGGGTGGKPSSFRVRASSDGEGTMSRPASVDGSPVSPSANRTHSHRHRGNSRLHPPLNHSRSIPMPSSRCSPSATSPVSLSSSSTSGHGSTSDCLFPRRSSASVSGSPSDGGFISSDEYGSSPCDFRSSFRSVTPDSLGHTPPARGDEELNNYICMGGKAASSCSLAAPNGHFIPRSCHPQHQQCRYPGTPCCPRSGGEEVTDLEKGFRKRTHSAGTSPTISHQKTPSQSSVASIEEYTEMLPSYPCGGNRLPSYRHSAFVPTHSYPEEHLEMHHLEGSHHRTNSTPHTDDGYMPMSPGVAPVPSTGGTPKGGDYMPMSPKSVSAPQQIINPGRGGRHAQAMVDSIGYMMMSPSGSCSPDGGPTGYGKMWTNGGGHHLKLSVESSEGKLPCSGGDYINMSPASGSATSTPPDCYFASSGPPVPEEVSAQGPAEPPHKPIYSYFSLPRSFKHVQRRAAEESGPQLRISLSSGRLLYAAEDSSSSTSSDSLGGGGGQEGAGGGYQAQPQLQQQPTRQAVAQSRSRLTRPTRLSLDGPKASTLPRAREQPPLLLLPEPKSPGEYVNIEFGASDKPAAARPRGDEGSEYMNMELGPPRAACQTGFAAVRAAAATRPGRGAAALSSLDYVTMEQGGGVGGPCPGCADPSSPTLLLKYADRRTGRAVPENPTAAPASAQAQPPAELATAPPRSSSLTGGPGVNGAFTCVSLSPGPGPGPGPGRNQSAKVIRADPQGGRRRHSSETFSSTPSNTRGTAGSGGLNASLLYGAGGSEEVKRHSSASFENVWLRPASGELGVAARREQQPPGAGGGFENGLNYIDLDLVKDFNQRRQHPHHPQEGTSVLGGRQPPPKAPNQPCGSSHSSDDLSAYASISFQRREDV is encoded by the coding sequence ATGGCTAGCCCCACGGATAATAATGAGGGCTTTTTCTCAGATGTCAGGAAGGTGGGTTACTTGCGCAAACCCAAGAGCATGCATAAACGCTTCTTCGTGCTGAGGGCAGCCAGCGAGTCAGGACCTGCCCGGCTGGAGTACTATGAGAATGAGAAAAAATGGAGACATAAGTCAGGAGCCCCCAAGCGTTCCATCCCACTGGAGAGCTGCTTCAACATCAACAAACGGGCAGACTCCAAGAACAAGCACCTGGTGGCCCTCTATACCAAGGATGAGCACTTTGCCATTGCAGCTGACAGCGAGCCTGAGCAGGAGAGCTGGTACCAAGCCTTGCTGCAGTTGCACAATCGGGCCAAGGGTCACCACCACCTCCATCACCGTCACCACCACCATCACAGCGATGTCTCCTTTGGGGgtggcactgcagggctgggggaggcaggtgaCGATAGCTATGGTGAGGTGGTCCCTGGCCCGGCTTTCAAGGAGGTTTGGCAAGTGATCCTGAAACCTAAGGGTCTGGGCCAGACCAAGAACCTGATCGGCATCTACCGCCTGTGCCTGACCAACAAAACCATCAGCTTTGTGAagctgaactcagatgcagctgCTGTGGTACTGCAGCTGCTCAACATCCGCCGCTGTGGCCACTCAGAGAACTTCTTTTTCATAGAGGTTGGGCGTTCAGCGGTGACGGGGCCTGGTGAGTTCTGGATGCAGGTGGATGATTCAGTGGTGGCACAGAACATGCATGAGACGATCCTGGAAGCCATGCGGGCCATGAGTGAGGAATTCCGGCCCCGCAGCAAGAGCCAGTCCTCTTCCAACTGCTCCAATCCCATCTCTGTGCCCCTTCGCAGCAGACACCATGTCAACAACCCCCCACCCAGCCAGGTGGGGCTCAGTCGCAGGTCCAGGACTGAGAGCGTGACTGCTACCTcccctgctggtggtggtggtggaggaggaggaacagggggCAAACCCAGCTCTTTCCGAGTCCGAGCCTCTAGTGATGGAGAAGGCACTATGTCCAGGCCTGCCTCTGTGGATGGCAGTCCAGTAAGTCCCAGTGCCAACCGGACCCACTCACATCGGCACCGTGGCAACTCCAGGCTTCACCCGCCTCTCAACCACAGTCGCTCCATCCCAATGCCTTCTTCACGCTGCTCCCCTTCAGCCACCAGCCCAGTCAGCCTGTCATCCAGCAGCACCAGTGGCCATGGCTCCACCTCAGACTGCCTCTTCCCACGCAGGTCGAGTGCTTCGGTATCAGGCTCCCCCAGTGATGGTGGTTTCATCTCCTCCGACGAATATGGCTCCAGCCCCTGCGATTTCCGTAGCTCTTTTCGCAGTGTGACTCCAGACTCTCTTGGTCACACCCCACCAGCACGGGGGGATGAGGAGCTCAACAACTACATCTGTATGGGGGGCAAGGCTGCCTCATCCTGCAGCTtggcagctcccaatggccacttCATCCCTCGCAGTTGCCACCCACAGCATCAGCAGTGCCGCTATCCTGGCACCCCATGCTGCCCCCGGAGTGGTGGGGAGGAGGTAACTGACTTGGAGAAGGGCTTCAGGAAGCGGACTCACTCTGCAGGCACCTCACCCACCATCTCCCACCAGAAGACACCCTCACAGTCTTCAGTGGCCTCCATTGAGGAGTACACAGAAATGCTGCCTTCCTACCCTTGTGGTGGCAACCGGCTGCCCTCCTACCGGCACTCTGCCTTTGTGCCCACTCACTCCTACCCTGAGGAGCATTTGGAGATGCATCACTTGGAGGGCAGCCACCACCGGACCAACTCCACCCCACACACTGATGATGGCTACATGCCTATGTCGCCTGGGGTGGCCCCTGTGCCCAGCACTGGTGGCACTCCCAAAGGTGGTGACTATATGCCCATGAGCCCCAAGAGCGTGTCAGCCCCACAGCAGATCATCAACCCTGGCAGGGGGGGTCGCCACGCCCAAGCCATGGTGGACTCCATTGGGTACATGATGATGTCCCCTAGTGGCAGCTGTTCGCCTGACGGTGGTCCCACTGGCTACGGAAAAATGTGGACTAATGGGGGTGGCCACCACCTAAAGCTTTCCGTAGAGAGCAGCGAAGGGAAGCTCCCCTGCAGCGGCGGTGACTACATCAACATGTCCCCAGCCAGCGGCTCCGCCACCAGCACCCCCCCGGACTGCTACTTCGCCAGCTCGGGACCTCCGGTTCCGGAGGAGGTCTCGGCGCAGGGCCCGGCCGAGCCCCCCCACAAGCCCATATACTCCTACTTCTCCCTTCCGCGCTCCTTCAAACACGTGCAGCGCAGGGCAGCCGAGGAGAGCGGCCCCCAGCTGCGCATCTCCCTCAGCTCCGGCCGCTTGCTCTACGCCGCGGAGGACTCGTCCTCTTCCACCAGCAGCGACAGCCTCGGGGGAGGCGGGGGCCAGGAGGGCGCCGGAGGTGGCTACCAAgcgcagccccagctgcagcagcagcctacTCGTCAGGCGGTCGCGCAGAGCAGGAGCCGCCTGACCAGACCCACCCGCTTGTCTCTGGACGGCCCCAAGGCCAGCACCCTGCCTCGGGCGCGGGAGCagcccccgctgctgctgctgccggagCCCAAGAGCCCCGGCGAGTACGTGAACATTGAGTTCGGAGCCAGTGACAAGCCGGCGGCCGCGCGGCCCCGAGGGGACGAAGGCTCCGAGTACATGAACATGGAGCTGGGGCCGCCTCGGGCAGCCTGCCAAACCGGCTTCGCAGCCGTACGGGCGGCAGCTGCGACCCGGCCAGGCCGAGGAGCTGCTGCCCTCAGCAGCCTGGACTATGTGACTATGGAACAGGGGGGCGGTGTCGGGGGGCCCTGCCCGGGCTGCGCCGACCCCTCGTCCCCCACCCTCTTGCTCAAGTACGCCGACAGGCGGACGGGCCGTGCTGTCCCGGAGAACCCCACAGCTGCCCCTGCCTCCGCCCAGGCGCAGCCGCCGGCCGAGCTGGCCACGGCGCCACCGCgctcctcctccctgactggaggCCCGGGGGTGAACGGCGCCTTCACCTGCGTCAGCCtcagccccggccccggccccggccccggccccggccgcAATCAGAGCGCCAAAGTGATTCGCGCCGACCCGCAGGGAGGCCGCCGGCGGCACAGCTCCGAgaccttctcctccacccccagcaacACCCGCGGCACGGCGGGCAGCGGCGGCCTCAACGCGTCCCTGCTCTACGGGGCCGGGGGCTCCGAGGAGGTGAAACGCCACAGCTCAGCCTCCTTCGAGAACGTCTGGCTCCGACCTGCCTCAGGGGAGTTGGGGGTGGCCGCCAGGAGGGAGCAGCAGCCCCCCGGGGCCGGGGGTGGCTTTGAGAACGGACTCAACTACATCGACCTGGACTTAGTGAAGGATTTTAATCAGCGTCGCCAACACCCTCATCACCCCCAGGAGGGCACctctgtgctgggggggaggcagcctccgccCAAAGCCCCGAATCAGCCTTGTGGGAGTAGCCACTCTAGCGACGATTTGAGTGCATATGCTAGCATCAGCTTCCAGAGGCGGGAGGACGTCTAA